In Serinus canaria isolate serCan28SL12 chromosome 5, serCan2020, whole genome shotgun sequence, the following proteins share a genomic window:
- the AKAP5 gene encoding A-kinase anchor protein 5 isoform X5, which translates to MVKAAKEIEMENPREAETPSTGATCSPPEEQAKKPSMLCFKKRKKSCKKGLTVKDACEGASEEKSQCVSTDQEEAKASNASRSSKGTWAAIKNLARPQRRQKSSSRKKVPSDSQVQLEVDAEESCAQDLPKKRASSGVKMPCVRFSRGKKKSSPSEAVEESEGSVQANEVMGVVNKASEEPEDLAPTDKSESLSPVSAQQEQDKVKQEQHRMKEDQDTMKKDQATVKEDNHIAKESDTSAGKSEPLTEPTRDAEENSECTVQLEITSSETFDETAQDKLQEGSLLPTTNDVEGREVAPEAPASKDQPDNAPEITECQEIPGICKEMPERGELEKSINLSKECKAEETVTDFSELASGGDAASVQEAASVQDAVSVKDAVSVQEAANVQGATSVQEAESVQGATSVQEAESVQDAESVKDAANVQDAASMKDTVSVQDAMSVQDAASMKDAVSVQDAASMKDAVSVQEAARVQDATNVQDAETAQETANVQGAGSVKDVTSMKDAVSVPDATSVQDAVSVQETVSAQDVASMKDTASVKDAVSVKDPASLQDVTSVQDTVSVQETVSAQDVASVEDAAGVQEAASVEDAAGVQEAVSVEDAAGVQEAASVEDAAGVQEAVSVEDVAGVQETVSVEDVAGVQEAVSVEDAAGVQEAVSVEDVAGVQEAVSVEDAAGVQEAVSVEDAAGVQEAVSVEDAAGVQEAVSVEDAAGVQETVSVEDVAGVQETVSVEDAAGVQEAVSVEDAAGVQEAVSVEDAAGVQEAASVQEYSSHQILEANTGAGVSIVITITEAEDSDNTDSDQAYEPSPVLHQKKQKGNKKSNRNADVGQKEGPEAGGGPQAEEKGLGDQGHRTGEQYELLLIETASSLVKAAIQSSIEQLVSEMALEQNKHNSFL; encoded by the exons ATGGTGAAGGCAGCCAAGGAAATTGAAATGGAGAACCCAAGAGAGGCAGAGACTCCCAGCACAGGGGCCACATGCTCCCCACCAGAGGAACAAGCAAAAAAGCCCTCCATGCTGTGCTTTAAGAAGCGGAAGAAGTCCTGTAAGAAGGGGCTGACTGTGAAGGATGCGTGCGAAGGAGcctcagaggagaaaagccAATGTGTCAGCACTGACCAAGAGGAGGCCAAAGCTTCCAATGCATCACGATCCTCCAAAGGAACCTGGGCAGCCATCAAAAACCTTGCCAGGCCTCAGAGAAGGCAGAAGTCCTCCTCACGGAAGAAGGTGCCCTCTGATTCCCaagtgcagctggaggtggaTGCTGAGGAGAGCTGTGCACAAGACCTCCCAAAGAAACGGGCGAGCTCTGGGGTGAAGATGCCCTGTGTGAGGTTCTCCAGAGGTAAGAAAAAATCCAGCCCCTCAGAAGCAGTGGAGGAGTCAGAAGGCAGTGTTCAAGCAAATGAAGTGATGGGTGTTGTGAATAAGGCTAGTGAAGAGCCAGAGGATTTGGCCCCGACAGACAAATCTGAATCCCTCAGCCCAGTctctgcacagcaggagcaggataaggtgaagcaggagcagcataGAATGAAGGAGGACCAGGATACAATGAAGAAGGACCAGGCTACAGTGAAAGAGGACAACCATATAGCAAAGGAAAGCGACACCTCTGCTGGGAAGAGTGAGCCCTTGACAGAGCCCACACGtgatgcagaagaaaattcGGAGTGCACTGTTCAGTTGGAGATAACCAGTTCAGAGACATTTGATGAAACAGCCCAGGACAAACTGCAGGAAGGGAGTCTGCTCCCAACCACCAACGATGTGGAGGGCAGGGAAGTTGCTCCCGAAGCGCCTGCTTCAAAAGATCAACCTGACAATGCCCCTGAAATCACAGAGTGCCAGGAAATCCCCGGTATCTGCAAAGAGATGCCTGAAAGGGGTGAATTGGAAAAGAGCATAAATCTTTCTAAGGAGTGCAAAGCCGAGGAGACTGTAACTGATTTCAGTGAGTTGGCATCTGGAGGGGATGCAGCGAgtgtgcaggaggcagcaagTGTGCAGGATGCAGTGAGCGTGAAGGATGCAGTGAGTGTGCAAGAGGCAGCAAATGTGCAGGGTGCCACAAgtgtgcaggaggcagagagTGTGCAGGGTGCCACAAgtgtgcaggaggcagagagTGTGCAGGATGCAGAGAGCGTGAAGGATGCAGCAAATGTACAGGATGCAGCAAGCATGAAGGATACAGTAAGTGTGCAGGATGCCATGAGTGTGCAGGATGCAGCAAGCATGAAGGATGCCGTGAGTGTGCAGGATGCAGCAAGCATGAAGGATGCAGTGAgtgtgcaggaggcagcaaggGTGCAGGATGCCACAAATGTGCAGGATGCAGAGACTGCACAGGAGACAGCGAATGTGCAGGGTGCAGGAAGTGTGAAGGATGTAACAAGCATGAAGGATGCAGTGAGTGTGCCAGATGCCACAAGTGTGCAGGATGCAGTGAGTGTGCAGGAGACAGTGAGTGCCCAGGATGTAGCAAGCATGAAGGATACAGCAAGTGTGAAGGATGCAGTGAGTGTGAAAGATCCAGCAAGCCTGCAGGATGTCACAAGTGTGCAGGACACAGTGAGTGTGCAGGAGACAGTGAGTGCCCAGGATGTAGCAAGTGTGGAGGATGCAGCAGGTGTGCAAGAGGCAGCGAGTGTGGAGGATGCAGCAGGTGTGCAGGAGGCAGTGAGTGTGGAGGATGCAGCAGGTGTGCAAGAGGCAGCGAGTGTGGAGGATGCAGCAGGTGTGCAGGAGGCAGTGAGTGTGGAGGATGTAGCAGGTGTGCAGGAGACAGTGAGTGTGGAGGATGTAGCAGGTGTGCAGGAGGCAGTGAGTGTGGAGGATGCAGCAGGTGTGCAGGAGGCAGTGAGTGTGGAGGATGTAGCAGGTGTACAAGAGGCAGTGAGTGTGGAGGATGCAGCAGGTGTGCAGGAGGCAGTGAGTGTGGAGGATGCAGCAGGTGTACAAGAGGCAGTGAGTGTGGAGGATGCAGCAGGTGTACAAGAGGCAGTGAGTGTGGAGGATGCAGCAGGTGTGCAGGAGACAGTGAGTGTGGAGGATGTAGCAGGTGTGCAGGAGACAGTGAGTGTGGAGGATGCAGCAGGTGTGCAGGAGGCAGTGAGTGTGGAGGATGCAGCAG GTGTGCAGGAGGCAGTGAGTGTGGAGGATGCAGCAG gtgtgcaggaggcagcaagTGTGCAGGAATACTCCAGCCATCAAATACTAGAAGCAAATACAGGTGCTGGTGTCAGCATCGTCATCACCATCACTGAAGCTGAGGACTCTGACAACACCGACTCTGACCAGGCCTACGAGCCGTCCCCAGTTTTgcaccaaaaaaagcaaaaagggaataaaaaatcaaacaggAACGCTGATGTTGGTCAAAAAGAGGGCCCCGAGGCTGGTGGTGGTCcccaggcagaggagaaaggtCTGGGTGACCAGGGGCACAGAACTGGGGAGCAGTACGAGTTGCTCCTCATAGAAACCGCCTCCTCCCTCGTGAAGGCGGCCATTCAGTCATCCATAGAGCAGCTGGTCAGCGAAATGGCGCTGGAACAGAATAAGCACAACAGCTTTCTGTGA
- the AKAP5 gene encoding A-kinase anchor protein 5 isoform X3 yields the protein MVKAAKEIEMENPREAETPSTGATCSPPEEQAKKPSMLCFKKRKKSCKKGLTVKDACEGASEEKSQCVSTDQEEAKASNASRSSKGTWAAIKNLARPQRRQKSSSRKKVPSDSQVQLEVDAEESCAQDLPKKRASSGVKMPCVRFSRGKKKSSPSEAVEESEGSVQANEVMGVVNKASEEPEDLAPTDKSESLSPVSAQQEQDKVKQEQHRMKEDQDTMKKDQATVKEDNHIAKESDTSAGKSEPLTEPTRDAEENSECTVQLEITSSETFDETAQDKLQEGSLLPTTNDVEGREVAPEAPASKDQPDNAPEITECQEIPGICKEMPERGELEKSINLSKECKAEETVTDFSELASGGDAASVQEAASVQDAVSVKDAVSVQEAANVQGATSVQEAESVQGATSVQEAESVQDAESVKDAANVQDAASMKDTVSVQDAMSVQDAASMKDAVSVQDAASMKDAVSVQEAARVQDATNVQDAETAQETANVQGAGSVKDVTSMKDAVSVPDATSVQDAVSVQETVSAQDVASMKDTASVKDAVSVKDPASLQDVTSVQDTVSVQETVSAQDVASVEDAAGVQEAASVEDAAGVQEAVSVEDAAGVQEAASVEDAAGVQEAVSVEDVAGVQETVSVEDVAGVQEAVSVEDAAGVQEAVSVEDVAGVQEAVSVEDAAGVQEAVSVEDAAGVQEAVSVEDAAGVQEAVSVEDAAGVQETVSVEDVAGVQETVSVEDAAGVQEAVSVEDAAGVQEAVSVEDAAGVQESVSVEDAAGVQEAASVQEYSSHQILEANTGAGVSIVITITEAEDSDNTDSDQAYEPSPVLHQKKQKGNKKSNRNADVGQKEGPEAGGGPQAEEKGLGDQGHRTGEQYELLLIETASSLVKAAIQSSIEQLVSEMALEQNKHNSFL from the exons ATGGTGAAGGCAGCCAAGGAAATTGAAATGGAGAACCCAAGAGAGGCAGAGACTCCCAGCACAGGGGCCACATGCTCCCCACCAGAGGAACAAGCAAAAAAGCCCTCCATGCTGTGCTTTAAGAAGCGGAAGAAGTCCTGTAAGAAGGGGCTGACTGTGAAGGATGCGTGCGAAGGAGcctcagaggagaaaagccAATGTGTCAGCACTGACCAAGAGGAGGCCAAAGCTTCCAATGCATCACGATCCTCCAAAGGAACCTGGGCAGCCATCAAAAACCTTGCCAGGCCTCAGAGAAGGCAGAAGTCCTCCTCACGGAAGAAGGTGCCCTCTGATTCCCaagtgcagctggaggtggaTGCTGAGGAGAGCTGTGCACAAGACCTCCCAAAGAAACGGGCGAGCTCTGGGGTGAAGATGCCCTGTGTGAGGTTCTCCAGAGGTAAGAAAAAATCCAGCCCCTCAGAAGCAGTGGAGGAGTCAGAAGGCAGTGTTCAAGCAAATGAAGTGATGGGTGTTGTGAATAAGGCTAGTGAAGAGCCAGAGGATTTGGCCCCGACAGACAAATCTGAATCCCTCAGCCCAGTctctgcacagcaggagcaggataaggtgaagcaggagcagcataGAATGAAGGAGGACCAGGATACAATGAAGAAGGACCAGGCTACAGTGAAAGAGGACAACCATATAGCAAAGGAAAGCGACACCTCTGCTGGGAAGAGTGAGCCCTTGACAGAGCCCACACGtgatgcagaagaaaattcGGAGTGCACTGTTCAGTTGGAGATAACCAGTTCAGAGACATTTGATGAAACAGCCCAGGACAAACTGCAGGAAGGGAGTCTGCTCCCAACCACCAACGATGTGGAGGGCAGGGAAGTTGCTCCCGAAGCGCCTGCTTCAAAAGATCAACCTGACAATGCCCCTGAAATCACAGAGTGCCAGGAAATCCCCGGTATCTGCAAAGAGATGCCTGAAAGGGGTGAATTGGAAAAGAGCATAAATCTTTCTAAGGAGTGCAAAGCCGAGGAGACTGTAACTGATTTCAGTGAGTTGGCATCTGGAGGGGATGCAGCGAgtgtgcaggaggcagcaagTGTGCAGGATGCAGTGAGCGTGAAGGATGCAGTGAGTGTGCAAGAGGCAGCAAATGTGCAGGGTGCCACAAgtgtgcaggaggcagagagTGTGCAGGGTGCCACAAgtgtgcaggaggcagagagTGTGCAGGATGCAGAGAGCGTGAAGGATGCAGCAAATGTACAGGATGCAGCAAGCATGAAGGATACAGTAAGTGTGCAGGATGCCATGAGTGTGCAGGATGCAGCAAGCATGAAGGATGCCGTGAGTGTGCAGGATGCAGCAAGCATGAAGGATGCAGTGAgtgtgcaggaggcagcaaggGTGCAGGATGCCACAAATGTGCAGGATGCAGAGACTGCACAGGAGACAGCGAATGTGCAGGGTGCAGGAAGTGTGAAGGATGTAACAAGCATGAAGGATGCAGTGAGTGTGCCAGATGCCACAAGTGTGCAGGATGCAGTGAGTGTGCAGGAGACAGTGAGTGCCCAGGATGTAGCAAGCATGAAGGATACAGCAAGTGTGAAGGATGCAGTGAGTGTGAAAGATCCAGCAAGCCTGCAGGATGTCACAAGTGTGCAGGACACAGTGAGTGTGCAGGAGACAGTGAGTGCCCAGGATGTAGCAAGTGTGGAGGATGCAGCAGGTGTGCAAGAGGCAGCGAGTGTGGAGGATGCAGCAGGTGTGCAGGAGGCAGTGAGTGTGGAGGATGCAGCAGGTGTGCAAGAGGCAGCGAGTGTGGAGGATGCAGCAGGTGTGCAGGAGGCAGTGAGTGTGGAGGATGTAGCAGGTGTGCAGGAGACAGTGAGTGTGGAGGATGTAGCAGGTGTGCAGGAGGCAGTGAGTGTGGAGGATGCAGCAGGTGTGCAGGAGGCAGTGAGTGTGGAGGATGTAGCAGGTGTACAAGAGGCAGTGAGTGTGGAGGATGCAGCAGGTGTGCAGGAGGCAGTGAGTGTGGAGGATGCAGCAGGTGTACAAGAGGCAGTGAGTGTGGAGGATGCAGCAGGTGTACAAGAGGCAGTGAGTGTGGAGGATGCAGCAGGTGTGCAGGAGACAGTGAGTGTGGAGGATGTAGCAGGTGTGCAGGAGACAGTGAGTGTGGAGGATGCAGCAGGTGTGCAGGAGGCAGTGAGTGTGGAGGATGCAGCAG GTGTGCAGGAGGCAGTGAGTGTGGAGGATGCAGCAG GTGTGCAAGAGTCAGTCAGTGTGGAGGATGCAGCAGgtgtgcaggaggcagcaagTGTGCAGGAATACTCCAGCCATCAAATACTAGAAGCAAATACAGGTGCTGGTGTCAGCATCGTCATCACCATCACTGAAGCTGAGGACTCTGACAACACCGACTCTGACCAGGCCTACGAGCCGTCCCCAGTTTTgcaccaaaaaaagcaaaaagggaataaaaaatcaaacaggAACGCTGATGTTGGTCAAAAAGAGGGCCCCGAGGCTGGTGGTGGTCcccaggcagaggagaaaggtCTGGGTGACCAGGGGCACAGAACTGGGGAGCAGTACGAGTTGCTCCTCATAGAAACCGCCTCCTCCCTCGTGAAGGCGGCCATTCAGTCATCCATAGAGCAGCTGGTCAGCGAAATGGCGCTGGAACAGAATAAGCACAACAGCTTTCTGTGA
- the AKAP5 gene encoding A-kinase anchor protein 5 isoform X4, translated as MVKAAKEIEMENPREAETPSTGATCSPPEEQAKKPSMLCFKKRKKSCKKGLTVKDACEGASEEKSQCVSTDQEEAKASNASRSSKGTWAAIKNLARPQRRQKSSSRKKVPSDSQVQLEVDAEESCAQDLPKKRASSGVKMPCVRFSRGKKKSSPSEAVEESEGSVQANEVMGVVNKASEEPEDLAPTDKSESLSPVSAQQEQDKVKQEQHRMKEDQDTMKKDQATVKEDNHIAKESDTSAGKSEPLTEPTRDAEENSECTVQLEITSSETFDETAQDKLQEGSLLPTTNDVEGREVAPEAPASKDQPDNAPEITECQEIPGICKEMPERGELEKSINLSKECKAEETVTDFSELASGGDAASVQEAASVQDAVSVKDAVSVQEAANVQGATSVQEAESVQGATSVQEAESVQDAESVKDAANVQDAASMKDTVSVQDAMSVQDAASMKDAVSVQDAASMKDAVSVQEAARVQDATNVQDAETAQETANVQGAGSVKDVTSMKDAVSVPDATSVQDAVSVQETVSAQDVASMKDTASVKDAVSVKDPASLQDVTSVQDTVSVQETVSAQDVASVEDAAGVQEAVSVEDAAGVQEAVSVEDVAGVQEAVSVEDAAGVQEAVSVEDVAGVQEAVSVEDAAGVQEAVSVEDAAGVQEAVSVEDAAGVQEAVSVEDAAGVQETVSVEDVAGVQETVSVEDAAGVQEAVSVEDAAGVQESVSVEDVAGVQEAVSVEDAAGVQDSVSVEDAAGVQESVSVEDAAGVQEAASVQEYSSHQILEANTGAGVSIVITITEAEDSDNTDSDQAYEPSPVLHQKKQKGNKKSNRNADVGQKEGPEAGGGPQAEEKGLGDQGHRTGEQYELLLIETASSLVKAAIQSSIEQLVSEMALEQNKHNSFL; from the exons ATGGTGAAGGCAGCCAAGGAAATTGAAATGGAGAACCCAAGAGAGGCAGAGACTCCCAGCACAGGGGCCACATGCTCCCCACCAGAGGAACAAGCAAAAAAGCCCTCCATGCTGTGCTTTAAGAAGCGGAAGAAGTCCTGTAAGAAGGGGCTGACTGTGAAGGATGCGTGCGAAGGAGcctcagaggagaaaagccAATGTGTCAGCACTGACCAAGAGGAGGCCAAAGCTTCCAATGCATCACGATCCTCCAAAGGAACCTGGGCAGCCATCAAAAACCTTGCCAGGCCTCAGAGAAGGCAGAAGTCCTCCTCACGGAAGAAGGTGCCCTCTGATTCCCaagtgcagctggaggtggaTGCTGAGGAGAGCTGTGCACAAGACCTCCCAAAGAAACGGGCGAGCTCTGGGGTGAAGATGCCCTGTGTGAGGTTCTCCAGAGGTAAGAAAAAATCCAGCCCCTCAGAAGCAGTGGAGGAGTCAGAAGGCAGTGTTCAAGCAAATGAAGTGATGGGTGTTGTGAATAAGGCTAGTGAAGAGCCAGAGGATTTGGCCCCGACAGACAAATCTGAATCCCTCAGCCCAGTctctgcacagcaggagcaggataaggtgaagcaggagcagcataGAATGAAGGAGGACCAGGATACAATGAAGAAGGACCAGGCTACAGTGAAAGAGGACAACCATATAGCAAAGGAAAGCGACACCTCTGCTGGGAAGAGTGAGCCCTTGACAGAGCCCACACGtgatgcagaagaaaattcGGAGTGCACTGTTCAGTTGGAGATAACCAGTTCAGAGACATTTGATGAAACAGCCCAGGACAAACTGCAGGAAGGGAGTCTGCTCCCAACCACCAACGATGTGGAGGGCAGGGAAGTTGCTCCCGAAGCGCCTGCTTCAAAAGATCAACCTGACAATGCCCCTGAAATCACAGAGTGCCAGGAAATCCCCGGTATCTGCAAAGAGATGCCTGAAAGGGGTGAATTGGAAAAGAGCATAAATCTTTCTAAGGAGTGCAAAGCCGAGGAGACTGTAACTGATTTCAGTGAGTTGGCATCTGGAGGGGATGCAGCGAgtgtgcaggaggcagcaagTGTGCAGGATGCAGTGAGCGTGAAGGATGCAGTGAGTGTGCAAGAGGCAGCAAATGTGCAGGGTGCCACAAgtgtgcaggaggcagagagTGTGCAGGGTGCCACAAgtgtgcaggaggcagagagTGTGCAGGATGCAGAGAGCGTGAAGGATGCAGCAAATGTACAGGATGCAGCAAGCATGAAGGATACAGTAAGTGTGCAGGATGCCATGAGTGTGCAGGATGCAGCAAGCATGAAGGATGCCGTGAGTGTGCAGGATGCAGCAAGCATGAAGGATGCAGTGAgtgtgcaggaggcagcaaggGTGCAGGATGCCACAAATGTGCAGGATGCAGAGACTGCACAGGAGACAGCGAATGTGCAGGGTGCAGGAAGTGTGAAGGATGTAACAAGCATGAAGGATGCAGTGAGTGTGCCAGATGCCACAAGTGTGCAGGATGCAGTGAGTGTGCAGGAGACAGTGAGTGCCCAGGATGTAGCAAGCATGAAGGATACAGCAAGTGTGAAGGATGCAGTGAGTGTGAAAGATCCAGCAAGCCTGCAGGATGTCACAAGTGTGCAGGACACAGTGAGTGTGCAGGAGACAGTGAGTGCCCAGGATGTAGCAAGTGTGGAGGATGCAGCAG GTGTGCAGGAGGCAGTGAGTGTGGAGGATGCAGCAG GTGTGCAGGAGGCAGTGAGTGTGGAGGATGTAGCAG GTGTGCAGGAGGCAGTGAGTGTGGAGGATGCAGCAGGTGTGCAGGAGGCAGTGAGTGTGGAGGATGTAGCAGGTGTACAAGAGGCAGTGAGTGTGGAGGATGCAGCAGGTGTGCAGGAGGCAGTGAGTGTGGAGGATGCAGCAGGTGTACAAGAGGCAGTGAGTGTGGAGGATGCAGCAGGTGTACAAGAGGCAGTGAGTGTGGAGGATGCAGCAGGTGTGCAGGAGACAGTGAGTGTGGAGGATGTAGCAGGTGTGCAGGAGACAGTGAGTGTGGAGGATGCAGCAGGTGTGCAGGAGGCAGTGAGTGTGGAGGATGCAGCAGGTGTGCAAGAGTCAGTGAGTGTGGAGGATGTAGCAGGTGTGCAGGAGGCAGTGAGTGTGGAGGATGCAGCAGGTGTGCAAGACTCAGTCAGTGTGGAGGATGCAGCAGGTGTGCAAGAGTCAGTCAGTGTGGAGGATGCAGCAGgtgtgcaggaggcagcaagTGTGCAGGAATACTCCAGCCATCAAATACTAGAAGCAAATACAGGTGCTGGTGTCAGCATCGTCATCACCATCACTGAAGCTGAGGACTCTGACAACACCGACTCTGACCAGGCCTACGAGCCGTCCCCAGTTTTgcaccaaaaaaagcaaaaagggaataaaaaatcaaacaggAACGCTGATGTTGGTCAAAAAGAGGGCCCCGAGGCTGGTGGTGGTCcccaggcagaggagaaaggtCTGGGTGACCAGGGGCACAGAACTGGGGAGCAGTACGAGTTGCTCCTCATAGAAACCGCCTCCTCCCTCGTGAAGGCGGCCATTCAGTCATCCATAGAGCAGCTGGTCAGCGAAATGGCGCTGGAACAGAATAAGCACAACAGCTTTCTGTGA
- the AKAP5 gene encoding A-kinase anchor protein 5 isoform X2, with translation MVKAAKEIEMENPREAETPSTGATCSPPEEQAKKPSMLCFKKRKKSCKKGLTVKDACEGASEEKSQCVSTDQEEAKASNASRSSKGTWAAIKNLARPQRRQKSSSRKKVPSDSQVQLEVDAEESCAQDLPKKRASSGVKMPCVRFSRGKKKSSPSEAVEESEGSVQANEVMGVVNKASEEPEDLAPTDKSESLSPVSAQQEQDKVKQEQHRMKEDQDTMKKDQATVKEDNHIAKESDTSAGKSEPLTEPTRDAEENSECTVQLEITSSETFDETAQDKLQEGSLLPTTNDVEGREVAPEAPASKDQPDNAPEITECQEIPGICKEMPERGELEKSINLSKECKAEETVTDFSELASGGDAASVQEAASVQDAVSVKDAVSVQEAANVQGATSVQEAESVQGATSVQEAESVQDAESVKDAANVQDAASMKDTVSVQDAMSVQDAASMKDAVSVQDAASMKDAVSVQEAARVQDATNVQDAETAQETANVQGAGSVKDVTSMKDAVSVPDATSVQDAVSVQETVSAQDVASMKDTASVKDAVSVKDPASLQDVTSVQDTVSVQETVSAQDVASVEDAAGVQEAASVEDAAGVQEAVSVEDAAGVQEAASVEDAAGVQEAVSVEDVAGVQETVSVEDVAGVQEAVSVEDAAGVQEAVSVEDVAGVQEAVSVEDAAGVQEAVSVEDAAGVQEAVSVEDAAGVQEAVSVEDAAGVQETVSVEDVAGVQEAVSVEDAAGVQEAVSVEDAAGVQDSVSVEDAAGVQESVSVEDAAGVQEAASVQEYSSHQILEANTGAGVSIVITITEAEDSDNTDSDQAYEPSPVLHQKKQKGNKKSNRNADVGQKEGPEAGGGPQAEEKGLGDQGHRTGEQYELLLIETASSLVKAAIQSSIEQLVSEMALEQNKHNSFL, from the exons ATGGTGAAGGCAGCCAAGGAAATTGAAATGGAGAACCCAAGAGAGGCAGAGACTCCCAGCACAGGGGCCACATGCTCCCCACCAGAGGAACAAGCAAAAAAGCCCTCCATGCTGTGCTTTAAGAAGCGGAAGAAGTCCTGTAAGAAGGGGCTGACTGTGAAGGATGCGTGCGAAGGAGcctcagaggagaaaagccAATGTGTCAGCACTGACCAAGAGGAGGCCAAAGCTTCCAATGCATCACGATCCTCCAAAGGAACCTGGGCAGCCATCAAAAACCTTGCCAGGCCTCAGAGAAGGCAGAAGTCCTCCTCACGGAAGAAGGTGCCCTCTGATTCCCaagtgcagctggaggtggaTGCTGAGGAGAGCTGTGCACAAGACCTCCCAAAGAAACGGGCGAGCTCTGGGGTGAAGATGCCCTGTGTGAGGTTCTCCAGAGGTAAGAAAAAATCCAGCCCCTCAGAAGCAGTGGAGGAGTCAGAAGGCAGTGTTCAAGCAAATGAAGTGATGGGTGTTGTGAATAAGGCTAGTGAAGAGCCAGAGGATTTGGCCCCGACAGACAAATCTGAATCCCTCAGCCCAGTctctgcacagcaggagcaggataaggtgaagcaggagcagcataGAATGAAGGAGGACCAGGATACAATGAAGAAGGACCAGGCTACAGTGAAAGAGGACAACCATATAGCAAAGGAAAGCGACACCTCTGCTGGGAAGAGTGAGCCCTTGACAGAGCCCACACGtgatgcagaagaaaattcGGAGTGCACTGTTCAGTTGGAGATAACCAGTTCAGAGACATTTGATGAAACAGCCCAGGACAAACTGCAGGAAGGGAGTCTGCTCCCAACCACCAACGATGTGGAGGGCAGGGAAGTTGCTCCCGAAGCGCCTGCTTCAAAAGATCAACCTGACAATGCCCCTGAAATCACAGAGTGCCAGGAAATCCCCGGTATCTGCAAAGAGATGCCTGAAAGGGGTGAATTGGAAAAGAGCATAAATCTTTCTAAGGAGTGCAAAGCCGAGGAGACTGTAACTGATTTCAGTGAGTTGGCATCTGGAGGGGATGCAGCGAgtgtgcaggaggcagcaagTGTGCAGGATGCAGTGAGCGTGAAGGATGCAGTGAGTGTGCAAGAGGCAGCAAATGTGCAGGGTGCCACAAgtgtgcaggaggcagagagTGTGCAGGGTGCCACAAgtgtgcaggaggcagagagTGTGCAGGATGCAGAGAGCGTGAAGGATGCAGCAAATGTACAGGATGCAGCAAGCATGAAGGATACAGTAAGTGTGCAGGATGCCATGAGTGTGCAGGATGCAGCAAGCATGAAGGATGCCGTGAGTGTGCAGGATGCAGCAAGCATGAAGGATGCAGTGAgtgtgcaggaggcagcaaggGTGCAGGATGCCACAAATGTGCAGGATGCAGAGACTGCACAGGAGACAGCGAATGTGCAGGGTGCAGGAAGTGTGAAGGATGTAACAAGCATGAAGGATGCAGTGAGTGTGCCAGATGCCACAAGTGTGCAGGATGCAGTGAGTGTGCAGGAGACAGTGAGTGCCCAGGATGTAGCAAGCATGAAGGATACAGCAAGTGTGAAGGATGCAGTGAGTGTGAAAGATCCAGCAAGCCTGCAGGATGTCACAAGTGTGCAGGACACAGTGAGTGTGCAGGAGACAGTGAGTGCCCAGGATGTAGCAAGTGTGGAGGATGCAGCAGGTGTGCAAGAGGCAGCGAGTGTGGAGGATGCAGCAGGTGTGCAGGAGGCAGTGAGTGTGGAGGATGCAGCAGGTGTGCAAGAGGCAGCGAGTGTGGAGGATGCAGCAGGTGTGCAGGAGGCAGTGAGTGTGGAGGATGTAGCAGGTGTGCAGGAGACAGTGAGTGTGGAGGATGTAGCAGGTGTGCAGGAGGCAGTGAGTGTGGAGGATGCAGCAGGTGTGCAGGAGGCAGTGAGTGTGGAGGATGTAGCAGGTGTACAAGAGGCAGTGAGTGTGGAGGATGCAGCAGGTGTGCAGGAGGCAGTGAGTGTGGAGGATGCAGCAGGTGTACAAGAGGCAGTGAGTGTGGAGGATGCAGCAGGTGTACAAGAGGCAGTGAGTGTGGAGGATGCAGCAGGTGTGCAGGAGACAGTGAGTGTGGAGGATGTAGCAG GTGTGCAGGAGGCAGTGAGTGTGGAGGATGCAGCAG GTGTGCAGGAGGCAGTGAGTGTGGAGGATGCAGCAGGTGTGCAAGACTCAGTCAGTGTGGAGGATGCAGCAGGTGTGCAAGAGTCAGTCAGTGTGGAGGATGCAGCAGgtgtgcaggaggcagcaagTGTGCAGGAATACTCCAGCCATCAAATACTAGAAGCAAATACAGGTGCTGGTGTCAGCATCGTCATCACCATCACTGAAGCTGAGGACTCTGACAACACCGACTCTGACCAGGCCTACGAGCCGTCCCCAGTTTTgcaccaaaaaaagcaaaaagggaataaaaaatcaaacaggAACGCTGATGTTGGTCAAAAAGAGGGCCCCGAGGCTGGTGGTGGTCcccaggcagaggagaaaggtCTGGGTGACCAGGGGCACAGAACTGGGGAGCAGTACGAGTTGCTCCTCATAGAAACCGCCTCCTCCCTCGTGAAGGCGGCCATTCAGTCATCCATAGAGCAGCTGGTCAGCGAAATGGCGCTGGAACAGAATAAGCACAACAGCTTTCTGTGA